The Castanea sativa cultivar Marrone di Chiusa Pesio chromosome 11, ASM4071231v1 genome contains a region encoding:
- the LOC142617990 gene encoding putative F-box/LRR-repeat/kelch-repeat protein At1g11620, whose translation MKPTILQRSIPDDVVLHILGRLPVKSVIRFRCVSKSWDSSITTPYFISTHLNHNNNKDSHDNDYVIHMPSNPSFWWSSNNRPVCTVAFDCTFDRISEVQIPFDFYSEPAQLVGSCNGLLCLADFGSVNVIYLWNPSIRKFKKLPRTCLGKLENVTLGFAYHSENNDYKVVRILSTPLSTKEIEVYTLSSDSWKRVGIELTTDVMFGYGKFILPVPLVCGALHWLARIREDGRSELIMAFDVNSEKFSKLALPDCLIKANNCERFLASFKGKLTFITYEYNEQPGFPSQYSVWVMKEYGVVDSWNKLCVVSFQRIACFFGFTEYGSLLVFYCKELVEGPELEFVLVDTETLHEKKDPDIQHPSYVATFMESLILLDGANVASY comes from the coding sequence ATGAAACCAACGATTCTCCAACGGAGCATCCCAGACGACGTCGTACTCCACATCCTCGGAAGACTACCTGTGAAATCAGTTATAAGATTCAGATGCGTTTCCAAATCCTGGGACTCCTCAATCACCACCCCTTATTTCATCTCCACCCACCTtaatcacaacaacaacaaagattCCCATGATAATGATTATGTCATACACATGCCATCGAATCCTTCTTTTTGGTGGTCTTCTAACAACAGACCAGTCTGTACCGTCGCTTTCGACTGTACATTTGATAGGATTTCGGAGGTTCAAATTCCCTTTGATTTTTATTCTGAGCCTGCCCAACTAGTCGGTTCATGCAATGGCTTATTGTGTCTCGCTGATTTCGGGAGTGttaatgttatatatttgtggaaCCCCAGCATTAGAAAATTCAAGAAGTTGCCTCGTACTTGCTTAGGAAAGTTAGAGAATGTTACACTCGGATTTGCGTATCATTCTGAGAATAATGACTACAAGGTTGTGAGGATTTTGTCGACTCCTTTGTCTACAAAGGAGATTGAGGTGTACACGTTAAGTTCCGATTCATGGAAAAGGGTTGGGATCGAGTTGACAACAGATGTTATGTTCGGTTATGGAAAATTTATTTTGCCAGTCCCATTGGTTTGTGGAGCTTTGCATTGGTTGGCACGTATCAGAGAGGATGGCAGAAGTGAATTGATTATGGCATTTGATGTCAATAGTGAGAAATTCAGTAAGCTAGCATTGCCTGATTGTTTGATCAAGGCAAACAATTGTGAGAGATTTCTTGCATCATTCAAAGGGAAACTGACTTTCATTACATATGAATATAATGAACAACCTGGCTTTCCAAGCCAATACTCCGTGTGGGTGATGAAGGAGTATGGTGTAGTTGACTCTTGGAATAAACTTTGCGTTGTGTCATTTCAAAGAATAGCTTGTTTCTTTGGCTTTACTGAGTATGGTTCACTTCTGGTTTTCTACTGCAAAGAACTAGTAGAGGGGCCGGAACTTGAGTTTGTATTGGTTGACACTGAAACTCTACATGAGAAGAAGGATCCTGATATCCAACATCCTTCATATGTGGCTACTTTCATGGAGAGCCTTATTTTACTTGATGGAGCAAATGTGGCATCTTACTAA
- the LOC142614480 gene encoding uncharacterized protein LOC142614480, producing the protein MGLGISTLIGLKATVLFLSFAYLRNSDLTLLSLPFLYASLVDFLVSIASLPSIDLPLLLGKNPDGTFPILSKIMFSPYLNFVRGFSALRRLKSGEDPYSEVSEGLYVGGWPYSPDKLPPGNPAVIDCTCELPRMLEFSGHAYLCIPAWDTRAPKPADIATAVRWACRKRALNRPVFIHCAYGHGRSVAVMCALLVALGKAEDWKNAERLIRERRPYIHMNALQHMALEEWSKSQLFSPLKNGEMD; encoded by the exons ATGGGTTTGGGTATATCAACTTTGATAGGATTGAAAGCAACTGTTCTGTTCTTGTCCTTTGCATACCTTAGAAACAGTGACTTAACATTGTTATCATTACCATTCCTGTATGCTTCTTTGGTAGATTTCTTAGTTTCCATTGCTTCACTCCCATCCATTGATCTTCCCTTGCTCTTGGGCAAGAACCCAGATGGGACCTTCCCCATTTTGTCCAAAATAATGTTTAGCCCGTACTTGAACTTTGTTCGGGGTTTCTCAGCATTGCGGAGATTGAAAAGTGGGGAAGATCCTTATAGTGAAGTTAGTGAGGGTTTGTATGTTGGTGGATGGCCATATTCTCCAGATAAATTGCCCCCGGGTAACCCTGCAGTTATCGATTGTACCTGTGAATTGCCAAGAATGCTGGAATTCTCGGGGCATGCCTATTTGTGCATTCCGGCTTGGGATACAAGGGCTCCTAAGCCAGCTGATATCGCAACTGCTGTTCGGTGGGCTTGTCGAAAGAGAGCGCTGAATAGGCCTGTGTTTATCCACTGTGCATATG gtCATGGAAGAAGTGTTGCTGTCATGTGTGCACTATTAGTGGCTCTAGGCAAGGCAGAAGATTGGAAAAACGCTGAGAGGCTAATTCGAGAAAGACGCCCTTATATCCATATGAATGCTCTCCAGCATATGGCCCTAGAAGAATGGTCAAAAAGCCAGTTATTTTCTCCTTTGAAGAATGGAGAAATGGATTAA